The nucleotide window TTGGTTTGATCTTTTTGTGACCCTTGCCGTAAGCCACCAGAACCCTTGCCAGCGGTCCCACTTCGCACGGTTCACCGTTATACCTGGGTGCCTTGAACCAGGAATATTTACCGCCTCCGGGCCTGTACTTGGGATCCTCTTGGAGTGGTCGGGTTTCGCCCTTGTAAGGATGTTTGGGATGGCCTTTTTTGTACCATGCCCGAGCGACATGCTCGGTCACTTTTGACTGATTGGCCATTTTTACCCCGCCAATGTTTTGTTTCATAATCACACCCCTGGGCATAAAAAGACTTTGCGGTTCCTCATCGGTTTCCGGAAGGTCGCCCCATGCTAGAAAATTGGTGCAGCCGCCGACAGCGCCCCAGTCCTTGTAAAAGGAAGCAACGGCCAACAGGTCAGGAATATATACGTTTTCCACAAATTCCTGGGTTTCTTTGGTGAGGTAAAGGAATTCGGCAATGCGATCGGGTACCAAATCCCGGACAGAGGTAATTCCTCCCACCACAAGCGACTGCAGATGCGGATTTTTAGCGCCGAAGATGGCATGCATCCTGGCGGACTTGGCCTGCAAACGCAGGGCTTCGATGTAATGCGCCGCGGCCATCAGGTTGGCTTCCGGCGGCATGACATAGGCCGGATGTCCCCAGTAGGCATTGGCAAAGGGCCCCAGTTGCCCGCTTTCAACAAAAGTCTTTAATCTTTGCTGAACGTTTTTGAAATAGTTCGTGCCTCCCCAGGGAGCATTACTGACGTTGTCGGCCAGTTTGGCCGTTTTGGCCGGGTCTGCTTTGTTAACGGCACTGACTATGTCCACCCAGTCCAGCGCATGCAGATGATAAAAATGAACAATGTGATCATGCTGGAACTGAGCACCATGAAGAAGATTTCTGATTAAACGTGCATTCTTTGGAATTTTAACGCCCACTGCGTTTTCGACTGCCCTCACCGAGGACAGAGCATGGGTGTACGTTCAGACGCCACAGGAGCGCTGCACAAAATGCTGAGCATCTCTGGGATCCCGCCCCTGAAGAATAAGTTCTATGCCTCTGAACATCTGTCCTGAGCTCCAGGCGTTTTTAACCTTGCCTCCCTCAACCTCTACCTCAATGCGAAGGTGGCCTTCTATTCTTGTGATAGGATCTATCGTTATTCTCTTACCCATATTATCTCCTCCCTTTTTTCTTAAAAAGGATTATTGTTGAATTTTACATGCCCCTCGCTACATTTCCTCGTAAAACGGGCTCATCTTGTCCCAGAAATCCGGTTCACTGCACCCAATGCACGGATGACCCGCTTCAACCGGCCAGCTGGTGCCGTCGTTGAATTTCACCACCGGACAGTTATTGTAGGTTTCAGGACCTCTGCAACCAAGCTTGTACAGGCAATATCCCATCGCCGCCTCTTCCGAGCCAAACTCTTCAACAAATTCATCGTTTTCAAAATGGGATCTTCTCGGACACTGATCATGAATGGTTTTTCCATAGGCAAACAGAGGTCTGCCAAGGTCGTCCAAAGCAGGCAGTTTGCCTAGGAGGAGATAGTTTACCACGGTTCCCACGAAGTTGACCGGGTTGGGCGGGCAGCCCGGTATGTTAAGGGTTTTGACACCCAGGGCATCACCTACTCCCTTATATCCACCAGGGTTCGGTGCTGCAGCCTGAACACCCCCGTATGCTGCACATGTACCGATGGCGATGGTAGCCGCTGCTTTGGGAACAACATCTTTGGCGATATCAAGGAAGGAGCGTCCACCGACCTTGCCGTATCCACCGTTATATTTAGTGGCCACCCCTCCCTCACAAACACAAATAAACTTGCCGTTGTATTTTTTCAATGCGGCTTGAAGATTTTCCTCAGCCTGGTGACCTGCTGCCGCCATGACGGTTTCATGGTATTCAAGCGAAAGGATTTCCAACACCAGGTCATCAACAAAGGGATAGGTAGATCTTAACAGGGCTTCGGAACATCCGGTACATTCTGCAAAATGGAGCCAGATAACAGGTGGGCGCTCCTTGGGCGCTGCAAAGACCTCCGCCACTTTCGGAACAAACGATGATGAAAGCCCCATTGTTGCTGTGAGGAAGGTACAGTATTTCATGAAGTCTCTTCGTGAAACCCCTTTTTTTCCCAACCTCTCGTAAAATTGTTTTTCCTTTTCCATTGGCACCTCCTTGATGCTGTTAAGGGTTCATAAACCTCCAAACAAACACAATAAGGAAGGGAATGTCTTTACCAACAGCTAGTTCCCAGCCCTCTTAGCTATATAGTTTCCCTGCCTTAAAAAATAGAATGTATGACTCAAAGTTTAATGTTTCACAACATCTTGAAATATAAAGTTTTGTTTAATATTGAAAAATATTGAAAAAGTCAAGCCATAATACAATTGGGGCCCTTTCCCGATTGGTGGGTGTTTATCAAGACAAAACAAATGGATAATTTCCAATTGAACAGGCGTTTTCCCAGAGGGCACAGGTTCAGTAACCCTCCATAGATCAGGCGGATAACAATTCTAAAAAATTATGAATAATGGGTTTGCTTGCGTATGGGAAACTTGAGATATTATTAGCCGGAAATTAGGATTTATTTGAAAAGGTGAATGGAGACCCGTTAACAGAGAGAGATCACAGAAATCGAAAGCATTTTCAACGCACAGATAAAGTCTTTAGCAAACAACCCTTAAATCCTTAGCCTCTGTCCCGCTATAAGCAGGATTGAATCCTCATCTCCAACTAAATTGGAGAAGAATTTTATTGGTATGGTAAAATAGAAAAAAAGTCAAGCAGTAAAAAGATGTTAAATCGTCTTAAGTAACCACCCCATCGTCATCCTCTGCAATCTTAATGGGGGCTTTGATATCTTTTATCTTATCTTTATCTACAACTTCTTCCTTAACATCATCTCCAATCAATTCATCAATTTCATCGACGATACTTTCTATTTCGTCGAGATCTTCTGAAGTTTCTTGTCCTTTGATCAGTAAATCAATGTCATTAAAAAAAAGCTCCATAGGTGGACTGTCTTTTGAATCAAACATATCGATAACCGCCTGCGCTATTTTCTCTGCATAAACGCCCGGAGGGTACATATTATTTGTTCTTAATTCAGCAATAAGCGCTTCCTTTCCTTTTGAAATCGCAGATTTAATTATTTTATAATCATACTCTTCTTCACAAAGAAGAGATAGCCTTTCTTTATCCAGTTCCGCAAACTCTTTGATG belongs to Thermodesulfobacteriota bacterium and includes:
- a CDS encoding nickel-dependent hydrogenase large subunit; translated protein: MGKRITIDPITRIEGHLRIEVEVEGGKVKNAWSSGQMFRGIELILQGRDPRDAQHFVQRSCGVUTYTHALSSVRAVENAVGVKIPKNARLIRNLLHGAQFQHDHIVHFYHLHALDWVDIVSAVNKADPAKTAKLADNVSNAPWGGTNYFKNVQQRLKTFVESGQLGPFANAYWGHPAYVMPPEANLMAAAHYIEALRLQAKSARMHAIFGAKNPHLQSLVVGGITSVRDLVPDRIAEFLYLTKETQEFVENVYIPDLLAVASFYKDWGAVGGCTNFLAWGDLPETDEEPQSLFMPRGVIMKQNIGGVKMANQSKVTEHVARAWYKKGHPKHPYKGETRPLQEDPKYRPGGGKYSWFKAPRYNGEPCEVGPLARVLVAYGKGHKKIKPIVDSTLKKLGIPAGALFSTLGRTAARGLETIAIGQAMPGWVMELVENLKSGDTKTYQPWKMPDKGMGVGLNDVARGSLGHWIEIENKKIKNYQYVVPSTWNLGPRDEKGKLGPVEEALIGTPIADPKRPVEVLRTVHSFDPCIACGVHIIDPDSNQVYKIKVC
- a CDS encoding hydrogenase small subunit; this translates as MEKEKQFYERLGKKGVSRRDFMKYCTFLTATMGLSSSFVPKVAEVFAAPKERPPVIWLHFAECTGCSEALLRSTYPFVDDLVLEILSLEYHETVMAAAGHQAEENLQAALKKYNGKFICVCEGGVATKYNGGYGKVGGRSFLDIAKDVVPKAAATIAIGTCAAYGGVQAAAPNPGGYKGVGDALGVKTLNIPGCPPNPVNFVGTVVNYLLLGKLPALDDLGRPLFAYGKTIHDQCPRRSHFENDEFVEEFGSEEAAMGYCLYKLGCRGPETYNNCPVVKFNDGTSWPVEAGHPCIGCSEPDFWDKMSPFYEEM